Proteins from one Aythya fuligula isolate bAytFul2 chromosome 11, bAytFul2.pri, whole genome shotgun sequence genomic window:
- the PRC1 gene encoding protein regulator of cytokinesis 1 isoform X3, translated as MRKSEVLAAEAVSCLNRALAALRDIWEEIGIPEEQRLERTDVVKKHIKGLLDMMVAEEESLKERLLKSIALCRKELDALCRELRLDPFEAEEESTILQMEKDLRTRVQVMLKQKRDRQQELKALQEQDQDLCDILCVSPFGIDSNAVPSLEELDRYRRHLASLSAEKERRREQFVSIKRQVILCMEELDHTPDTSFEREVVCEDEEAFCLSTDNIAALQNLLQQLEARRSLNEAVCVELRSRITALWDRLQVPEEERESFAVHMTGSRAKTRKALQLEVDRLEELKLQNMKSVIQAIRVELAEYWDKCFYSQEQREGFSPYYDEDYTETLLQLHDAEVGRMKNYYETHKELFEAVQKWEENWKLFLELERKTTDPNRFANRGGSLLKEEKQRAKLQKMLSKLQEELESRVQAWEQEHEDAFLVKGQQFMEYVAEQWQLYRMEKEKEKQERHLKKSRQIEAEMMYGSTPRTPVKRRVLTPHTPGKLNTTSISSATPNSTVRSAFGATLYHSPTSRLPPSGGKQFGQARTPSRVALKPPRPGHREQNKENVSQLNGTTLSGGCTPTAPAQRNYSVSSVASTYSEFARELSKASRCDTSSRVLNSTTTTAYC; from the exons ATGAGGAAGAG CGAGGTGCTGGCGGCCGAGGCCGTGTCGTGCCTGAACCGCGCGCTGGCGGCGCTGCGGGACATCTGGGAGGAGATCGGCATCCCCGAGGAGCAGCGCCTGGAGCGCACCGACGTGGTGAAGAAGCACATCAAG GGCCTGCTGGACATGATGGTGGCGGAGGAGGAGAGCCTGAAGGAGCGGCTCCTGAAGAGCATCGCCCTGTGCCGCAAGGAGCTGGACGCGCTGTGCCGCGAGCTGCGCCTCGACCCCTTCGAG gcagaggaggaaagcaCCATCCTGCAGATGGAGAAGGATTTACGCACCCGCGTGCAAGTGATGTTAAAGCAGAagagggacaggcagcaggagctgaaagcTCTGCAAGAACAAGACCAAGACCTGTGCGACATCCTCTGCGTGTCCCCGTTTGGCATCGACAGCAACGCCGTGCccagcctggaggagctggacCGCTACCGGCGCCACTTGGCCTCCCTGAGCGCCGAGAAG GAGCGAAGGCGGGAGCAGTTTGTCAGTATCAAGCGACAAGTCATCCTCTGCATGGAGGAGCTGGACCACACCCCGGACACGAGCTTTGAGCGGGAGGTGGTGTGTGAGGACGAGGAAGCCTTCTGCTTGTCCACAGACAACATTGCTGCCCTCCAgaacctgctgcagcag ctggaggcccGGCGGTCCCTGAACGAGGCCGTGTGCGTGGAGCTGCGATCCAGGATCACTGCGCTTTGGGACAGGCTGCAGGTTcctgaggaggagagggagtCCTTCGCAGTGCACATGACCGGATCCAGGGCCAAAACTAGGAAAGCT CTGCAGTTAGAAGTGGACCGTCTGGAGGAGCTGAAGCTGCAGAACATGAAGTCTGTGATCCAGGCAATCCGGGTGGAGCTGGCTGAGTACTGGGATAAATGCTTCTacagccaggagcagagagaaggcTTCAGCCCCTATTATGATG AGGACTACACAGAgaccctgctccagctccacgATGCTGAGGTGGGGAGGATGAAGAACTACTATGAAACACACAAGGAGCTGTTTGAGGCCGTCCAGAAATGGGAGGAGAACTGGAAGCTGTTCCTGGAGCTGGAG AGGAAAACAACCGACCCCAACCGCTTTGCCAACCGGGGGGGGAGCCTgctgaaagaagagaagcagcgAGCAAAGCTGCAGAAGATGCTTTCCAAG ttgcaggaggagctggagagcaggGTCCAGGCCTGGGAGCAGGAGCATGAGGACGCTTTCCTGGTGAAGGGGCAGCAGTTCATGGAGTATGTGGCGGAGCAGTGGCAGCTGTACCgcatggagaaagagaaggagaagcaggagcGG CACCTGAAGAAAAGCCGCCAGATCGAGGCAGAGATGATGTACGGGAGCACCCCGCGGACACCCGTCAAGCGTCGCGTGCTCACCCCACACACGCCTGGCAAA CTCAACACCACTTCCATCTCCAGCGCCACCCCCAACAGCACTGTTCGCTCGGCCTTTGGGGCAACTCTCTACCACTCACCAACCTCCCGGCTGCCGCCCTCCGGAGGGAAG CAGTTTGGTCAGGCTCGGACCCCCAGCCGCGTGGCTTTGAAGCCCCCCCGGCCAGGACACAGGGAGCAGAACAAGGAGAACGTGTCGCAGCTGAACGGAACCACCCTGAGCGGTGGGTgcacccccacagcccctgcccagcgTAACTACAGCGTTAGTTCTGTTGCCAGCACCTATTCTGAGTTTGCG CGCGAACTTTCAAAGGCTTCCAGGTGTGACACCAGCTCCCGCGTGCTCaactccaccaccaccaccgcctaCTGCTGA
- the PRC1 gene encoding protein regulator of cytokinesis 1 isoform X2, with protein MRKSEVLAAEAVSCLNRALAALRDIWEEIGIPEEQRLERTDVVKKHIKGLLDMMVAEEESLKERLLKSIALCRKELDALCRELRLDPFEAEEESTILQMEKDLRTRVQVMLKQKRDRQQELKALQEQDQDLCDILCVSPFGIDSNAVPSLEELDRYRRHLASLSAEKERRREQFVSIKRQVILCMEELDHTPDTSFEREVVCEDEEAFCLSTDNIAALQNLLQQLEARRSLNEAVCVELRSRITALWDRLQVPEEERESFAVHMTGSRAKTRKALQLEVDRLEELKLQNMKSVIQAIRVELAEYWDKCFYSQEQREGFSPYYDEDYTETLLQLHDAEVGRMKNYYETHKELFEAVQKWEENWKLFLELERKTTDPNRFANRGGSLLKEEKQRAKLQKMLSKLQEELESRVQAWEQEHEDAFLVKGQQFMEYVAEQWQLYRMEKEKEKQERHLKKSRQIEAEMMYGSTPRTPVKRRVLTPHTPGKVRKLNTTSISSATPNSTVRSAFGATLYHSPTSRLPPSGGKFGQARTPSRVALKPPRPGHREQNKENVSQLNGTTLSGGCTPTAPAQRNYSVSSVASTYSEFARELSKASRCDTSSRVLNSTTTTAYC; from the exons ATGAGGAAGAG CGAGGTGCTGGCGGCCGAGGCCGTGTCGTGCCTGAACCGCGCGCTGGCGGCGCTGCGGGACATCTGGGAGGAGATCGGCATCCCCGAGGAGCAGCGCCTGGAGCGCACCGACGTGGTGAAGAAGCACATCAAG GGCCTGCTGGACATGATGGTGGCGGAGGAGGAGAGCCTGAAGGAGCGGCTCCTGAAGAGCATCGCCCTGTGCCGCAAGGAGCTGGACGCGCTGTGCCGCGAGCTGCGCCTCGACCCCTTCGAG gcagaggaggaaagcaCCATCCTGCAGATGGAGAAGGATTTACGCACCCGCGTGCAAGTGATGTTAAAGCAGAagagggacaggcagcaggagctgaaagcTCTGCAAGAACAAGACCAAGACCTGTGCGACATCCTCTGCGTGTCCCCGTTTGGCATCGACAGCAACGCCGTGCccagcctggaggagctggacCGCTACCGGCGCCACTTGGCCTCCCTGAGCGCCGAGAAG GAGCGAAGGCGGGAGCAGTTTGTCAGTATCAAGCGACAAGTCATCCTCTGCATGGAGGAGCTGGACCACACCCCGGACACGAGCTTTGAGCGGGAGGTGGTGTGTGAGGACGAGGAAGCCTTCTGCTTGTCCACAGACAACATTGCTGCCCTCCAgaacctgctgcagcag ctggaggcccGGCGGTCCCTGAACGAGGCCGTGTGCGTGGAGCTGCGATCCAGGATCACTGCGCTTTGGGACAGGCTGCAGGTTcctgaggaggagagggagtCCTTCGCAGTGCACATGACCGGATCCAGGGCCAAAACTAGGAAAGCT CTGCAGTTAGAAGTGGACCGTCTGGAGGAGCTGAAGCTGCAGAACATGAAGTCTGTGATCCAGGCAATCCGGGTGGAGCTGGCTGAGTACTGGGATAAATGCTTCTacagccaggagcagagagaaggcTTCAGCCCCTATTATGATG AGGACTACACAGAgaccctgctccagctccacgATGCTGAGGTGGGGAGGATGAAGAACTACTATGAAACACACAAGGAGCTGTTTGAGGCCGTCCAGAAATGGGAGGAGAACTGGAAGCTGTTCCTGGAGCTGGAG AGGAAAACAACCGACCCCAACCGCTTTGCCAACCGGGGGGGGAGCCTgctgaaagaagagaagcagcgAGCAAAGCTGCAGAAGATGCTTTCCAAG ttgcaggaggagctggagagcaggGTCCAGGCCTGGGAGCAGGAGCATGAGGACGCTTTCCTGGTGAAGGGGCAGCAGTTCATGGAGTATGTGGCGGAGCAGTGGCAGCTGTACCgcatggagaaagagaaggagaagcaggagcGG CACCTGAAGAAAAGCCGCCAGATCGAGGCAGAGATGATGTACGGGAGCACCCCGCGGACACCCGTCAAGCGTCGCGTGCTCACCCCACACACGCCTGGCAAAGTAAGGAAG CTCAACACCACTTCCATCTCCAGCGCCACCCCCAACAGCACTGTTCGCTCGGCCTTTGGGGCAACTCTCTACCACTCACCAACCTCCCGGCTGCCGCCCTCCGGAGGGAAG TTTGGTCAGGCTCGGACCCCCAGCCGCGTGGCTTTGAAGCCCCCCCGGCCAGGACACAGGGAGCAGAACAAGGAGAACGTGTCGCAGCTGAACGGAACCACCCTGAGCGGTGGGTgcacccccacagcccctgcccagcgTAACTACAGCGTTAGTTCTGTTGCCAGCACCTATTCTGAGTTTGCG CGCGAACTTTCAAAGGCTTCCAGGTGTGACACCAGCTCCCGCGTGCTCaactccaccaccaccaccgcctaCTGCTGA
- the PRC1 gene encoding protein regulator of cytokinesis 1 isoform X1, whose translation MRKSEVLAAEAVSCLNRALAALRDIWEEIGIPEEQRLERTDVVKKHIKGLLDMMVAEEESLKERLLKSIALCRKELDALCRELRLDPFEAEEESTILQMEKDLRTRVQVMLKQKRDRQQELKALQEQDQDLCDILCVSPFGIDSNAVPSLEELDRYRRHLASLSAEKERRREQFVSIKRQVILCMEELDHTPDTSFEREVVCEDEEAFCLSTDNIAALQNLLQQLEARRSLNEAVCVELRSRITALWDRLQVPEEERESFAVHMTGSRAKTRKALQLEVDRLEELKLQNMKSVIQAIRVELAEYWDKCFYSQEQREGFSPYYDEDYTETLLQLHDAEVGRMKNYYETHKELFEAVQKWEENWKLFLELERKTTDPNRFANRGGSLLKEEKQRAKLQKMLSKLQEELESRVQAWEQEHEDAFLVKGQQFMEYVAEQWQLYRMEKEKEKQERHLKKSRQIEAEMMYGSTPRTPVKRRVLTPHTPGKVRKLNTTSISSATPNSTVRSAFGATLYHSPTSRLPPSGGKQFGQARTPSRVALKPPRPGHREQNKENVSQLNGTTLSGGCTPTAPAQRNYSVSSVASTYSEFARELSKASRCDTSSRVLNSTTTTAYC comes from the exons ATGAGGAAGAG CGAGGTGCTGGCGGCCGAGGCCGTGTCGTGCCTGAACCGCGCGCTGGCGGCGCTGCGGGACATCTGGGAGGAGATCGGCATCCCCGAGGAGCAGCGCCTGGAGCGCACCGACGTGGTGAAGAAGCACATCAAG GGCCTGCTGGACATGATGGTGGCGGAGGAGGAGAGCCTGAAGGAGCGGCTCCTGAAGAGCATCGCCCTGTGCCGCAAGGAGCTGGACGCGCTGTGCCGCGAGCTGCGCCTCGACCCCTTCGAG gcagaggaggaaagcaCCATCCTGCAGATGGAGAAGGATTTACGCACCCGCGTGCAAGTGATGTTAAAGCAGAagagggacaggcagcaggagctgaaagcTCTGCAAGAACAAGACCAAGACCTGTGCGACATCCTCTGCGTGTCCCCGTTTGGCATCGACAGCAACGCCGTGCccagcctggaggagctggacCGCTACCGGCGCCACTTGGCCTCCCTGAGCGCCGAGAAG GAGCGAAGGCGGGAGCAGTTTGTCAGTATCAAGCGACAAGTCATCCTCTGCATGGAGGAGCTGGACCACACCCCGGACACGAGCTTTGAGCGGGAGGTGGTGTGTGAGGACGAGGAAGCCTTCTGCTTGTCCACAGACAACATTGCTGCCCTCCAgaacctgctgcagcag ctggaggcccGGCGGTCCCTGAACGAGGCCGTGTGCGTGGAGCTGCGATCCAGGATCACTGCGCTTTGGGACAGGCTGCAGGTTcctgaggaggagagggagtCCTTCGCAGTGCACATGACCGGATCCAGGGCCAAAACTAGGAAAGCT CTGCAGTTAGAAGTGGACCGTCTGGAGGAGCTGAAGCTGCAGAACATGAAGTCTGTGATCCAGGCAATCCGGGTGGAGCTGGCTGAGTACTGGGATAAATGCTTCTacagccaggagcagagagaaggcTTCAGCCCCTATTATGATG AGGACTACACAGAgaccctgctccagctccacgATGCTGAGGTGGGGAGGATGAAGAACTACTATGAAACACACAAGGAGCTGTTTGAGGCCGTCCAGAAATGGGAGGAGAACTGGAAGCTGTTCCTGGAGCTGGAG AGGAAAACAACCGACCCCAACCGCTTTGCCAACCGGGGGGGGAGCCTgctgaaagaagagaagcagcgAGCAAAGCTGCAGAAGATGCTTTCCAAG ttgcaggaggagctggagagcaggGTCCAGGCCTGGGAGCAGGAGCATGAGGACGCTTTCCTGGTGAAGGGGCAGCAGTTCATGGAGTATGTGGCGGAGCAGTGGCAGCTGTACCgcatggagaaagagaaggagaagcaggagcGG CACCTGAAGAAAAGCCGCCAGATCGAGGCAGAGATGATGTACGGGAGCACCCCGCGGACACCCGTCAAGCGTCGCGTGCTCACCCCACACACGCCTGGCAAAGTAAGGAAG CTCAACACCACTTCCATCTCCAGCGCCACCCCCAACAGCACTGTTCGCTCGGCCTTTGGGGCAACTCTCTACCACTCACCAACCTCCCGGCTGCCGCCCTCCGGAGGGAAG CAGTTTGGTCAGGCTCGGACCCCCAGCCGCGTGGCTTTGAAGCCCCCCCGGCCAGGACACAGGGAGCAGAACAAGGAGAACGTGTCGCAGCTGAACGGAACCACCCTGAGCGGTGGGTgcacccccacagcccctgcccagcgTAACTACAGCGTTAGTTCTGTTGCCAGCACCTATTCTGAGTTTGCG CGCGAACTTTCAAAGGCTTCCAGGTGTGACACCAGCTCCCGCGTGCTCaactccaccaccaccaccgcctaCTGCTGA
- the PRC1 gene encoding protein regulator of cytokinesis 1 isoform X5 — MRKSEVLAAEAVSCLNRALAALRDIWEEIGIPEEQRLERTDVVKKHIKGLLDMMVAEEESLKERLLKSIALCRKELDALCRELRLDPFEAEEESTILQMEKDLRTRVQVMLKQKRDRQQELKALQEQDQDLCDILCVSPFGIDSNAVPSLEELDRYRRHLASLSAEKERRREQFVSIKRQVILCMEELDHTPDTSFEREVVCEDEEAFCLSTDNIAALQNLLQQLEARRSLNEAVCVELRSRITALWDRLQVPEEERESFAVHMTGSRAKTRKALQLEVDRLEELKLQNMKSVIQAIRVELAEYWDKCFYSQEQREGFSPYYDEDYTETLLQLHDAEVGRMKNYYETHKELFEAVQKWEENWKLFLELERKTTDPNRFANRGGSLLKEEKQRAKLQKMLSKLQEELESRVQAWEQEHEDAFLVKGQQFMEYVAEQWQLYRMEKEKEKQERHLKKSRQIEAEMMYGSTPRTPVKRRVLTPHTPGKVRKLNTTSISSATPNSTVRSAFGATLYHSPTSRLPPSGGKQFGQARTPSRVALKPPRPGHREQNKENVSQLNGTTLSARTFKGFQV, encoded by the exons ATGAGGAAGAG CGAGGTGCTGGCGGCCGAGGCCGTGTCGTGCCTGAACCGCGCGCTGGCGGCGCTGCGGGACATCTGGGAGGAGATCGGCATCCCCGAGGAGCAGCGCCTGGAGCGCACCGACGTGGTGAAGAAGCACATCAAG GGCCTGCTGGACATGATGGTGGCGGAGGAGGAGAGCCTGAAGGAGCGGCTCCTGAAGAGCATCGCCCTGTGCCGCAAGGAGCTGGACGCGCTGTGCCGCGAGCTGCGCCTCGACCCCTTCGAG gcagaggaggaaagcaCCATCCTGCAGATGGAGAAGGATTTACGCACCCGCGTGCAAGTGATGTTAAAGCAGAagagggacaggcagcaggagctgaaagcTCTGCAAGAACAAGACCAAGACCTGTGCGACATCCTCTGCGTGTCCCCGTTTGGCATCGACAGCAACGCCGTGCccagcctggaggagctggacCGCTACCGGCGCCACTTGGCCTCCCTGAGCGCCGAGAAG GAGCGAAGGCGGGAGCAGTTTGTCAGTATCAAGCGACAAGTCATCCTCTGCATGGAGGAGCTGGACCACACCCCGGACACGAGCTTTGAGCGGGAGGTGGTGTGTGAGGACGAGGAAGCCTTCTGCTTGTCCACAGACAACATTGCTGCCCTCCAgaacctgctgcagcag ctggaggcccGGCGGTCCCTGAACGAGGCCGTGTGCGTGGAGCTGCGATCCAGGATCACTGCGCTTTGGGACAGGCTGCAGGTTcctgaggaggagagggagtCCTTCGCAGTGCACATGACCGGATCCAGGGCCAAAACTAGGAAAGCT CTGCAGTTAGAAGTGGACCGTCTGGAGGAGCTGAAGCTGCAGAACATGAAGTCTGTGATCCAGGCAATCCGGGTGGAGCTGGCTGAGTACTGGGATAAATGCTTCTacagccaggagcagagagaaggcTTCAGCCCCTATTATGATG AGGACTACACAGAgaccctgctccagctccacgATGCTGAGGTGGGGAGGATGAAGAACTACTATGAAACACACAAGGAGCTGTTTGAGGCCGTCCAGAAATGGGAGGAGAACTGGAAGCTGTTCCTGGAGCTGGAG AGGAAAACAACCGACCCCAACCGCTTTGCCAACCGGGGGGGGAGCCTgctgaaagaagagaagcagcgAGCAAAGCTGCAGAAGATGCTTTCCAAG ttgcaggaggagctggagagcaggGTCCAGGCCTGGGAGCAGGAGCATGAGGACGCTTTCCTGGTGAAGGGGCAGCAGTTCATGGAGTATGTGGCGGAGCAGTGGCAGCTGTACCgcatggagaaagagaaggagaagcaggagcGG CACCTGAAGAAAAGCCGCCAGATCGAGGCAGAGATGATGTACGGGAGCACCCCGCGGACACCCGTCAAGCGTCGCGTGCTCACCCCACACACGCCTGGCAAAGTAAGGAAG CTCAACACCACTTCCATCTCCAGCGCCACCCCCAACAGCACTGTTCGCTCGGCCTTTGGGGCAACTCTCTACCACTCACCAACCTCCCGGCTGCCGCCCTCCGGAGGGAAG CAGTTTGGTCAGGCTCGGACCCCCAGCCGCGTGGCTTTGAAGCCCCCCCGGCCAGGACACAGGGAGCAGAACAAGGAGAACGTGTCGCAGCTGAACGGAACCACCCTGAGCG CGCGAACTTTCAAAGGCTTCCAGGTGTGA
- the PRC1 gene encoding protein regulator of cytokinesis 1 isoform X4, which translates to MRKSEVLAAEAVSCLNRALAALRDIWEEIGIPEEQRLERTDVVKKHIKGLLDMMVAEEESLKERLLKSIALCRKELDALCRELRLDPFEAEEESTILQMEKDLRTRVQVMLKQKRDRQQELKALQEQDQDLCDILCVSPFGIDSNAVPSLEELDRYRRHLASLSAEKERRREQFVSIKRQVILCMEELDHTPDTSFEREVVCEDEEAFCLSTDNIAALQNLLQQLEARRSLNEAVCVELRSRITALWDRLQVPEEERESFAVHMTGSRAKTRKALQLEVDRLEELKLQNMKSVIQAIRVELAEYWDKCFYSQEQREGFSPYYDEDYTETLLQLHDAEVGRMKNYYETHKELFEAVQKWEENWKLFLELERKTTDPNRFANRGGSLLKEEKQRAKLQKMLSKLQEELESRVQAWEQEHEDAFLVKGQQFMEYVAEQWQLYRMEKEKEKQERHLKKSRQIEAEMMYGSTPRTPVKRRVLTPHTPGKVRKLNTTSISSATPNSTVRSAFGATLYHSPTSRLPPSGGKQFGQARTPSRVALKPPRPGHREQNKENVSQLNGTTLSGGCTPTAPAQRNYSRELSKASRCDTSSRVLNSTTTTAYC; encoded by the exons ATGAGGAAGAG CGAGGTGCTGGCGGCCGAGGCCGTGTCGTGCCTGAACCGCGCGCTGGCGGCGCTGCGGGACATCTGGGAGGAGATCGGCATCCCCGAGGAGCAGCGCCTGGAGCGCACCGACGTGGTGAAGAAGCACATCAAG GGCCTGCTGGACATGATGGTGGCGGAGGAGGAGAGCCTGAAGGAGCGGCTCCTGAAGAGCATCGCCCTGTGCCGCAAGGAGCTGGACGCGCTGTGCCGCGAGCTGCGCCTCGACCCCTTCGAG gcagaggaggaaagcaCCATCCTGCAGATGGAGAAGGATTTACGCACCCGCGTGCAAGTGATGTTAAAGCAGAagagggacaggcagcaggagctgaaagcTCTGCAAGAACAAGACCAAGACCTGTGCGACATCCTCTGCGTGTCCCCGTTTGGCATCGACAGCAACGCCGTGCccagcctggaggagctggacCGCTACCGGCGCCACTTGGCCTCCCTGAGCGCCGAGAAG GAGCGAAGGCGGGAGCAGTTTGTCAGTATCAAGCGACAAGTCATCCTCTGCATGGAGGAGCTGGACCACACCCCGGACACGAGCTTTGAGCGGGAGGTGGTGTGTGAGGACGAGGAAGCCTTCTGCTTGTCCACAGACAACATTGCTGCCCTCCAgaacctgctgcagcag ctggaggcccGGCGGTCCCTGAACGAGGCCGTGTGCGTGGAGCTGCGATCCAGGATCACTGCGCTTTGGGACAGGCTGCAGGTTcctgaggaggagagggagtCCTTCGCAGTGCACATGACCGGATCCAGGGCCAAAACTAGGAAAGCT CTGCAGTTAGAAGTGGACCGTCTGGAGGAGCTGAAGCTGCAGAACATGAAGTCTGTGATCCAGGCAATCCGGGTGGAGCTGGCTGAGTACTGGGATAAATGCTTCTacagccaggagcagagagaaggcTTCAGCCCCTATTATGATG AGGACTACACAGAgaccctgctccagctccacgATGCTGAGGTGGGGAGGATGAAGAACTACTATGAAACACACAAGGAGCTGTTTGAGGCCGTCCAGAAATGGGAGGAGAACTGGAAGCTGTTCCTGGAGCTGGAG AGGAAAACAACCGACCCCAACCGCTTTGCCAACCGGGGGGGGAGCCTgctgaaagaagagaagcagcgAGCAAAGCTGCAGAAGATGCTTTCCAAG ttgcaggaggagctggagagcaggGTCCAGGCCTGGGAGCAGGAGCATGAGGACGCTTTCCTGGTGAAGGGGCAGCAGTTCATGGAGTATGTGGCGGAGCAGTGGCAGCTGTACCgcatggagaaagagaaggagaagcaggagcGG CACCTGAAGAAAAGCCGCCAGATCGAGGCAGAGATGATGTACGGGAGCACCCCGCGGACACCCGTCAAGCGTCGCGTGCTCACCCCACACACGCCTGGCAAAGTAAGGAAG CTCAACACCACTTCCATCTCCAGCGCCACCCCCAACAGCACTGTTCGCTCGGCCTTTGGGGCAACTCTCTACCACTCACCAACCTCCCGGCTGCCGCCCTCCGGAGGGAAG CAGTTTGGTCAGGCTCGGACCCCCAGCCGCGTGGCTTTGAAGCCCCCCCGGCCAGGACACAGGGAGCAGAACAAGGAGAACGTGTCGCAGCTGAACGGAACCACCCTGAGCGGTGGGTgcacccccacagcccctgcccagcgTAACTACAGC CGCGAACTTTCAAAGGCTTCCAGGTGTGACACCAGCTCCCGCGTGCTCaactccaccaccaccaccgcctaCTGCTGA
- the RCCD1 gene encoding RCC1 domain-containing protein 1, which yields MAAPRRSWLVFGFSAEEAAGEPSPGPGPRRLEPGPEGIEGIRRVWPAWSYAVLDTGAGLEVLGAGLRRRLPAGCAEALPSETHVLLLRGRGRGPGAAAEAWPRAAALRGELRGAPAWRRALPPGPRRPPLPLLPGGFAVPRPPFFCELPPAPPLRALALGHEHVLALGANGEVYGWGGGRHGQLGHGGLESEQQPRLVEALAGVPMRAVAAGGWHSASISEGGDLYMWGWNESGQLALPSKAVAEEQDQDEDADTGAAELPPPREQPGAAFISIQAFPALLDLPQDVEVGAVSCGSRHTAAVTRDGELYTWGWGKYGQLGHGDNTSSDRPRRVEHLVAEGLRAQEVVCGPWNTYVCVLEQ from the exons ATggcggccccgcgccgctccTGGCTCGTGTTCGGCTTCAGCGccgaggaggcggcgggggagCCGTcgccgggcccggggccgcgccgcctGGAGCCGGGCCCCGAGGGGATCGAGGGGATCCGCCGCGTGTGGCCCGCCTGGAGCTACGCCGTGCTGGACACCG GCGCGGGGCTGGAGGTGCTcggcgcggggctgcggcggcggcTGCCGGCGGGGTGCGCGGAGGCGCTGCCGTCCGAGACGCACGTCCTGCTgctgcggggacggggacggggaccggGGGCGGCGGCCGAGGCCTGGCcgcgggcggcggcgctgcggggGGAGCTGCGGGGAGCCCCCGCCTGGCGCCGGGCCCTGCCGCcgggcccccgccgccccccgctgCCGCTGCTGCCCGGCGGCTTCGCGGTGCCCCGGCCGCCCTTCTTCTGCgagctgcccccggccccgccgctccgcGCCCTGGCGCTGGGCCACGAGCACGTCCTGGCGCTCGGGGCCAACGGCGAGGTCTACGGCTGGGGCGGCGGCAG GCACGGGCAGCTCGGCCACGGGGGCCTGGAGTCGGAGCAGCAGCCACGGCTGGTGGAAGCCCTGGCCGGTGTGCCCATgcgggcggtggcggcgggcggGTGGCACTCGGCCAGCATCAgcg AGGGGGGGGACCTCTACATGTGGGGCTGGAACGAATCGGGCCAGCTGGCGCTGCCCTCCAAGGCggtggcagaggagcaggacCAGGATGAGGACGCAGACACAG GGGCCGCGGAGCTGCCGCCCCCCCGGGAGCAGCCGGGCGCCGCCTTCATTTCCATCCAGGCGTTCCCGGCCCTGCTGGACCTGCCCCAGGACGTGGAGGTTGGTGCCGTCAGCTGCGGGTCCCGGCACACGGCTGCAGTCACAC GAGACGGCGAGCTCTACACCTGGGGCTGGG GTAAATATGGGCAGCTGGGCCATGGGGACAACACCAGCTCTGACCGGCCCCGGCGCGTGGAGCACCTGGTGGCAGAGGGGCTGCGGGCCCAGGAGGTGGTGTGCGGGCCCTGGAACACCTACGTGTGCGTGCTGGAGCAGTGA